The following is a genomic window from Streptomyces lincolnensis.
GAGGTCTCGATCGTCGGCGAACGGTCCGGCACGTCCACCGGCACCGACATCGCCCTGCTGCGCACCGCGCAGGAGGCCCTGGCCAACGTCGGCAAGCACGCAGCCGCCACGACGGTGCGGATCGAGCTGCGCCACGATTCCGGCCTCATGGCGCTGGCCGTGACCGATGACGGCGAGGGCTTCGACCCGGCCACCGTCCAGGGTGGATACGGTCTGCTCGGCATGCGCACCCGCGCCTCCAGCCTCGGCGGAACCTGCACGGTGCGATCGGCTCCCGGCCACGGCACCACGGTGCGGGTCGAACTGCCACTGGCCCCGGCCGAGCAGGCGGCGCGTAGCCTGCAGCCTGTGCTTGATCTGAGCTCCACACCCGACCACTGAGCAGGCGGAACCGGCTCGATGACTGTCCACATCCTGATTGTCGATGACCATCCCGTCGTACGCTTCGGCCTCCGCGGCATGCTCGAGACCTACGACGACCTGCGGGTCGTCGGCGAGGCCGGCTCCGGCGACGAGGCGATCGTCCTCGCCACCGCGACGCGCCCGGACGTCGTCCTCATGGACCTGCGGATGCCGGGTACCGATGGCACCGCCGCGACCGCGCGCATCCGCCAGGAGCACCCCGGCATTCGCGTGCTCGTGCTGACCACCTACGAAGGTGACGCCGACATCCTGCCTGCGATCGAGGCCGGCGCCACCGGTTACCTGCTCAAGGACACCCCGATCGGTACCCTGACCGACGCGATCCGGGCGGCAGCCCGCGGCGAAACCGTCCTCGCCCCGCCGGTGGCCGCCCGGCTGGTGACTCACATGCAGGCGCCGGCCGGAGAGCAACTGACCCCCCGCGAGGTTCAGGTACTCGGTCTTGTCGCGCTAGGTCTGTCCAACAGCGAGATCGGTCGGCAGCTGTACATCGGCGAAGCGACGGTGAAGACTCACCTGCTGCGGACGTTCGTCAAGCTGGGTGTCAACGACCGCACCGCAGCCGTCACCGTCGCTCTCTCGCGCGGCGTCCTCACCTCACCACACCGCTGACCTGCCGCCGAGTTTTTGCTCTTTTATATTCCGGACGGCAGGTGCGCGTCGCTGTCACTGCCCTACGCCGCTCATGATGGCGCTGATGATGCCCGGTTGGGTCACGGTGTAAGAACGTCGGTCGAACAGACCGAACCCGTACTGTCCGTTTGTCCCGTTGTCCCAGTAGACACTGACTTCGCCATACTTCTTGGCTGTGGCCGCAACCGTGCGCGCAAAGTCAGCACGGTATTTGTTGTTCGCCGAGTCGAACGACGACTTGTCGATCGCTCCGTATTCACCGATGACTACCGGGTATCCTTTCGTGACGAATCCGTCATGCATCTTCTTCAACTGCGCGTCCAGAAAGTCCTCCTGCCCCCAGGTGGACGTCTTTGACGGGTTGGTCGCATTCGGGCCCCACTGCGTGATGGTCCCGCTTTCCGTTCCGGCGAAGTCCCACGGATCGTAGTAGTGCACGGAGATCATGATCCTCTGCTCATTACTGGGAATTGAGGAGGATCGATAGCGGTCGGTCGGGAGCACGAAACCGTAGTTGCCCGCGGTGTAATCGATGTTCGTGTTCCAGCCGGGGATGAGCAACCACCGTGAACTGTTGTTACCGCCGGCTTTCCGCACCGTGTCCACGAAGATCTGGTTATAGCTGTTTATGTTCGAGTAGCACGGTTGGGTCGGTTGGCCGTAATCCCCGGTGAACTCTTCGTTCATGGACTCCAGGATCAGGTGTTGGTCGTAGCCCTGGAACTTCGACGCGATCTGTTGCCAGACCTTCTGGTACTTGGCTTTGATTTCCGCCTGGGAGGACGAGTCACAGATCAGCCAGGAGCCGTTGACCGTCTTGTAGCCGTCGCCGTGCATGTTGATCACCACGTACATGCCTCGGCTGTAGGCGTAGTTGACGACTTGCTGGACCCTGTTCAGCCAAGATGAGTTGATCGTGTAATTCGGGCCGGCTCCTATGTTGCGCAGATAGGAGACAGGGATCCGAATTGTCTTGAATCCTGCAGCCCGTACCTTGTCGACAAGAGCTTGCGTTACCGTCGGCAGTCCCCATGCCGTTTCGCTGGGATATCCGTTGGTGTTGGCTTCGAGCTGGTTTCCCAGATTCCAGCCCGCGCCCATATCGGCAGCAATCTGCGAAGCGTTCAACTGAGCCGTCGTGTCGGCAGATGCCTGTTCCGCCGAGCCGCACACGGATGCGGCCAATGCCAATGTGACGGCAACGAGGAAGGATCTGATCTTCATCGCCTTTACAGCCATTGACGTTTCCTCTCTTCCGGCCTTGGGGTGCCAAAACCAAGCGTATTGACCTGACGCAGAGCGGTGGCGGTCATGGCAGCCTGCCGCCGCCGCTGGGTACTGCTGAGCACTCGGGATGACCGAGGCGTGCGACCTTCGGTGCTCGTCGAATTGGCAGTCGAAGCGCTTCGATTGAAGATTCGACGATCTCGGTTCCGCTTCTTCCAGACGAGAAGATAAAGTCATGCCGCAGCCATGACAACAGGTACCGCACTAAAAAATAATGACCCTTCAGGGGCTTGCGGACGGAGCACGTTAACGTTAACGTGCTCCGATGAATGACCCTCCCCATCCCGGTGTCGGACCCGACGCGAAGGGCGTCCAGTCGTCATCCACCGCCAGTGAGCGGCCCGTGGTGCTCGGCGACGTAGCGCGGCGAGCGGGTGTCTCGGCGATGACCGTCTCCCGTGTGCTCAACGAGCGGCCCGGGGTCGGCGACAGGACCCGTGCCCGCGTGTTCGCCGTCGCGGCCGAACTCGGCTACCGCCCCAACAGGCTCGCCCAGGCGCTGGTGACCGGCAGGTCGCAGGTACTGGCGGTGGTGAGTTTCAACACCGCCCAGTACGGTCCCGCGGCAACGGTCTTCGGCGTCGAACAGGCGGCTCGCCAGGCCGGGTACGCCGTGCAGATCACCACGTTGCGCTCCGGCGACCCGTTGCCCGCCCGGGCCGTCATGGAGGGGATCGTCTCCCAGGCGGTCGCCGGCCTCATTCTCGCGGCGCCCCACGACTGGACCGCAGAGGCATTGCGGCACCTTCCCGCCGACCGGCCCGCGGTCGCGCTCGACGTCGATATCGCGCAGGAGGGCGCCCCGGTGATCGGACTCGAGCAGACGACGGGGGCACGCCGGGCCACGGAGCACCTGCTCGCGCTCGGCCATGACACCGTGTGGCACGTCGCAGGTCCGACCGACCAGCCATCGGCCCGAGCCCGCGAACGTGCCTGGCGAGAAGCCCTCGTCGCCGCCGGCCGAACGCCACCGCACCTGTTACGGGGCGATTGGAGTGCACGGTCCGGCTACGAACAGGGGCGGCGACTGGCCGCCATGCCCGACGTCACCGCCGTCTTCGCCGCCAATGACCATATGGCCCTCGGCGTGCTGCGTGCCCTCCGCGAGGCGGGCCATGACGTGCCGGTCGACGTCAGCCTGGTCGGCTATGACGACATCCCCGAGGCCGAATACGTGTGGCCTCCGTTGACCACGGTGCGGCAGGACTTCGGCGAGGCCGGGCGTCGCGCGCTGGAACTCCTTGTCGCCCAGATCGAGGGCGAGCCGAGAACCGGAACACTGGTCGCGCTGGAGCCCGAACTGGTGGTGCGGGGCAGCAGCGGCCCTCCTCCCTGACTCCGGAGTTCGGAACCGACGGACCTGCTGGGACTACCTGCACCCCCATCCCGGGGACGCGACCGATACACACACCTCGAGCAGGCGATCGTCGCCGCTGGTACGGGACCGGCCGGCCAGCCTTACCAGCCAGAGCAGCAGCGACTACTCAAACCGGCTCCACGCGGCGGCCGCCCCTTCGGCGTACGCCGCGGCCTGCGGTGTCTTTTGCCTGTGCGGTGTAGCCCCACCTTCATTTCGGCGGGCGGGAGAGCATGGGCCGGCCGGCCTCCATCGTCTCGGCGACCCGGGCCGTCGTCTCCCGCAGCCACATGTGCGCCGCGTCGTGCATGTGGACCGGATGCCACCACAAGGCCTGCTGGAGCGGCACGGCGGAGTAGGGCGGTTCCATGATGCGGACGGGTGCGAGTCCGTCCAGCTCGTCGGCGAGACGCCTCTGAAAGAGAGCTACCCGTCGGGTGCCTGCGACCAGGAGTGGCATCAGCTGGAAACTGTCGACGGAGACCGCCACACGCGGCTCGATGCCGAGCATGGCGATCTGGCGGGCGGCGGGGGCGTCGTAGGCTCGTTGGTACGTCACCCACGGCAGCCGGGCCAGGCCGTCGAGGGTGAGCTGCTCGCCGACCTCGGGATTGTCGTCCGCGACGAGGAAGACCCAACTGTCCTGGTAAAGCTCGACCGTGGGGAAGCCGCGAATGATGCCGTGGGGCAGCAGCAGCCCGTCCACGGTGCTGAGCAGCGAGCCGGTGCTGTCGATGAATTCGTTCGGCACCTGTTTGAACCTGAGCCGGATGCCTGGTGCCTCGGCCTGGATGGTGCGGGCGAGTTCGGCGCCGAATACGGCAACCGCGTAGTCCGAGGCGATCAGCGTGAACTCGTGTTCCTCGCGGGAGGGGTTGAATTCGGCCTGACTGGCGAAGACGCGTTCCAGCAGGTCGCATGCGGTGGTGGTCCGGTCGAGGAGGGCCTGCCCGAGGGCGGTCAGTTCGTACCCTCCGCCCACCCGGGCGAGCAGGTCGTCGTCGAAGTGGCGGCGCAGCCGGGCCAGGGCCGCGCTCATCGCGGGTTGACTGAGCCCGATGCGCCGGCCGGCCCTGGTGACGTTGCGCTCCTGCAGGAGGGCGCGCAGGGCAACGACGAGGTTGAGGTCCAGGCTGGCCAAGTTCACGAAGCATCCCAATTCCGGAGCCGGCACCATCGGTATTCGCCGGCTGGATTCTCATATACAGGAAATCGATTTCCCTGATTGCAATCTACTGGGCCAGGTTAGTGGCACCGCAATCGGGAGGACATCTCCGTGAAATCCGCAGCCACGTCGGCACTCTTCACCCCCTTCTCCGGACCGTTCGCCATCGGCACCCTTTCGGCGCCGGCCGAGACCAGGTTCCCGGGCCTCGTGACGCCGGACGGCCGAGCGCTCGATCTGCGCACGGCACTGGACGAACCCGCGCTGACCACGCTCGCGCTCCTGGAGCGCTGGGACGAGGAGCTGCCGCGTCTGCACACCCTCGCCGGGGACCCGACACGCGACTGGCGACCGCTGGCGGAGATGACGGTGCACGCGCCCGTCGAGCCCCGGCAGATCTTCCAGTCCGGCGCCAACTATCGCCAGCACGTGATCGACCTGGCGGTCGCACACCGCGCCCCGGACGCCCCGGGCACCGTCGAGGAGGCCCGCGCCGAGGTCGCGGCGGTCATGGACAAGCGGGCCGCCGAGGACCTCCCGTACGTCTTCATCGGCCTGCCGACCACGATCAGCGGTCCCTACGACGACGTGGTACTGCCCGCTTGGGCCGAGAAGCCCGACTGGGAGCTGGAGGTGGCCGCGGTGATCTCCCGACCCGCCTACCGGATCACCGTGGATGAGGCGCTGGAGTACGTCGCGGGCTACACCATCGCCAACGACCTGACCGACCGCGCGAGCGTCTTCCGCCGGGACATGCCCCCGATCGGCACCGACTGGCTGCGCAGCAAGAACGCCCCCGGCTTCACCCCGCTCGGCCCGTGGATCGTCCCGGCCGACTCCATCGCCGACCCCTCCGATCTACAGGTCACCCTGAAACTCAACGGCGAGACCATGCAGGACGAGTCCACCAAGGACATGATCTTCGGCATCGCGCGGTTGGTCTCGTACATCTCCCAGACCGCCCGACTGCTTCCCGGCGACCTGGTCCTCACCGGCAGCCCGGCGGGCAACGGCATCCACTGGGGCCGCCTGCTGCGCGACGGCGACGTGATGGACGGCTCGGTCACCGGGCTCGGTGCCCAGCGCACCCGTTGTGTCGCACAGAAGGCCCGATGAGCGCCAACCGTATCGACCGTACGGATCCCGAGGCGGCGATCGCCGAGGCCGCCAAGGCGTACTCGAACTGGGGCCGCTGGGGCGAGGACGACGTGCTCGGCACACTCAACTTCCTCGACGAGGCCAAGCGCCGCGAGGGCGCAGCGCTGATCCGCGACGGCGTCAGCTTCTCCTTGTCACAGGCCTTCGACATGGACGGCCCGCAGAAAGGCTGGCGGCGGCGTACGAACCCGGTGCACACGATGCTCGCCACCGGCACCGACGCCGCCCTGGGCGGCCAGGGCTTTCCGCACGGTTTCGGTGGCGCCGACGACGTGATCGCCATGCCCTTGCAGTGCTCCACCCAATGGGACGGGCTCGGGCACATCTTCGATCATGGCAAGGCGTGGAACGGCCGCCCGGCGGAGAAGGTCGTCACCTCCGAAGGCGACCTGGTCACCGGCATCGAGCACATGGCACCGCACGTCGCCGGACGGGGCGTCCTCCTCGACGTGGGCCTGGTCATCGGCCACGACGGCGAACTGCCCGACGGCTTCGCCATCACCGAGGAGCACCTGACCGCAACCGCCGA
Proteins encoded in this region:
- a CDS encoding response regulator, whose amino-acid sequence is MTVHILIVDDHPVVRFGLRGMLETYDDLRVVGEAGSGDEAIVLATATRPDVVLMDLRMPGTDGTAATARIRQEHPGIRVLVLTTYEGDADILPAIEAGATGYLLKDTPIGTLTDAIRAAARGETVLAPPVAARLVTHMQAPAGEQLTPREVQVLGLVALGLSNSEIGRQLYIGEATVKTHLLRTFVKLGVNDRTAAVTVALSRGVLTSPHR
- a CDS encoding glycoside hydrolase family 5 protein, whose protein sequence is MTLSSRLEEAEPRSSNLQSKRFDCQFDEHRRSHASVIPSAQQYPAAAAGCHDRHRSASGQYAWFWHPKAGREETSMAVKAMKIRSFLVAVTLALAASVCGSAEQASADTTAQLNASQIAADMGAGWNLGNQLEANTNGYPSETAWGLPTVTQALVDKVRAAGFKTIRIPVSYLRNIGAGPNYTINSSWLNRVQQVVNYAYSRGMYVVINMHGDGYKTVNGSWLICDSSSQAEIKAKYQKVWQQIASKFQGYDQHLILESMNEEFTGDYGQPTQPCYSNINSYNQIFVDTVRKAGGNNSSRWLLIPGWNTNIDYTAGNYGFVLPTDRYRSSSIPSNEQRIMISVHYYDPWDFAGTESGTITQWGPNATNPSKTSTWGQEDFLDAQLKKMHDGFVTKGYPVVIGEYGAIDKSSFDSANNKYRADFARTVAATAKKYGEVSVYWDNGTNGQYGFGLFDRRSYTVTQPGIISAIMSGVGQ
- a CDS encoding LacI family DNA-binding transcriptional regulator, with the protein product MNDPPHPGVGPDAKGVQSSSTASERPVVLGDVARRAGVSAMTVSRVLNERPGVGDRTRARVFAVAAELGYRPNRLAQALVTGRSQVLAVVSFNTAQYGPAATVFGVEQAARQAGYAVQITTLRSGDPLPARAVMEGIVSQAVAGLILAAPHDWTAEALRHLPADRPAVALDVDIAQEGAPVIGLEQTTGARRATEHLLALGHDTVWHVAGPTDQPSARARERAWREALVAAGRTPPHLLRGDWSARSGYEQGRRLAAMPDVTAVFAANDHMALGVLRALREAGHDVPVDVSLVGYDDIPEAEYVWPPLTTVRQDFGEAGRRALELLVAQIEGEPRTGTLVALEPELVVRGSSGPPP
- a CDS encoding LysR family transcriptional regulator, with the protein product MNLASLDLNLVVALRALLQERNVTRAGRRIGLSQPAMSAALARLRRHFDDDLLARVGGGYELTALGQALLDRTTTACDLLERVFASQAEFNPSREEHEFTLIASDYAVAVFGAELARTIQAEAPGIRLRFKQVPNEFIDSTGSLLSTVDGLLLPHGIIRGFPTVELYQDSWVFLVADDNPEVGEQLTLDGLARLPWVTYQRAYDAPAARQIAMLGIEPRVAVSVDSFQLMPLLVAGTRRVALFQRRLADELDGLAPVRIMEPPYSAVPLQQALWWHPVHMHDAAHMWLRETTARVAETMEAGRPMLSRPPK
- a CDS encoding fumarylacetoacetate hydrolase family protein; the encoded protein is MSVKSAATSALFTPFSGPFAIGTLSAPAETRFPGLVTPDGRALDLRTALDEPALTTLALLERWDEELPRLHTLAGDPTRDWRPLAEMTVHAPVEPRQIFQSGANYRQHVIDLAVAHRAPDAPGTVEEARAEVAAVMDKRAAEDLPYVFIGLPTTISGPYDDVVLPAWAEKPDWELEVAAVISRPAYRITVDEALEYVAGYTIANDLTDRASVFRRDMPPIGTDWLRSKNAPGFTPLGPWIVPADSIADPSDLQVTLKLNGETMQDESTKDMIFGIARLVSYISQTARLLPGDLVLTGSPAGNGIHWGRLLRDGDVMDGSVTGLGAQRTRCVAQKAR
- a CDS encoding cyclase family protein — encoded protein: MSANRIDRTDPEAAIAEAAKAYSNWGRWGEDDVLGTLNFLDEAKRREGAALIRDGVSFSLSQAFDMDGPQKGWRRRTNPVHTMLATGTDAALGGQGFPHGFGGADDVIAMPLQCSTQWDGLGHIFDHGKAWNGRPAEKVVTSEGDLVTGIEHMAPHVAGRGVLLDVGLVIGHDGELPDGFAITEEHLTATAEAHGVTVGRGDLVLVRTGRLARARHEGWGDYAGGPAPGLSFSTAGWLHRSEIAGIATDTWGFEVRPNEFEHAFQPLHQVAIPHIGLLIGEMWDLDALAAHCAADGRYEFWLTAAPLPITGSVGSPVNPIAVK